From Streptomyces cyaneogriseus subsp. noncyanogenus, the proteins below share one genomic window:
- a CDS encoding threonine aldolase family protein translates to MNRPRTDARRHHDPEVRGFASDNYAGAHPEVLAALALANGGHQIAYGEDAYTENLQRVVRGHFGATAEAFPVFNGTGANVVALQSVTDRWGAVICAESAHINVDECGAPERVGGLKLLTVPTPDGKLTPELIDRQAYGWDDEHRAMPQVVSITQSTELGTLYTPDEIRAICEHAHARGMKVHLDGSRIANAAASLDVPMRTFTNAAGVDILSLGGTKNGALFGEAVVVINQDAVRHMKHLRKLSMQLASKMRFVSVQLEALLAKDLWLRNARHANEMAQRLAEGVRAVHGVEILYPVQANAVFARLPHEVSERLQKRFRFYFWDEAAGDVRWMCAFDTTEEDVDTFVAALKEEMAR, encoded by the coding sequence GTGAACCGACCCAGGACCGACGCGCGTCGTCATCACGACCCCGAGGTCCGCGGTTTCGCCAGCGACAACTACGCCGGTGCCCACCCCGAGGTGCTCGCCGCCCTGGCCCTGGCCAACGGCGGGCACCAGATCGCCTACGGCGAGGACGCGTACACGGAGAACCTCCAGCGCGTCGTCCGCGGCCACTTCGGGGCGACGGCCGAGGCGTTCCCGGTCTTCAACGGCACCGGGGCCAACGTCGTGGCGCTCCAGTCGGTCACCGACCGCTGGGGCGCGGTGATCTGCGCCGAGAGCGCGCACATCAACGTCGACGAGTGCGGGGCGCCGGAGCGGGTCGGCGGGCTGAAGCTGCTCACCGTCCCCACCCCCGACGGCAAGCTCACCCCCGAGCTGATCGACCGGCAGGCGTACGGCTGGGACGACGAGCACCGCGCCATGCCGCAGGTCGTCTCGATCACCCAGAGCACCGAGCTCGGCACCCTCTACACCCCCGACGAGATCCGGGCCATCTGCGAGCACGCCCACGCGCGCGGGATGAAGGTCCACCTCGACGGCTCCCGGATAGCCAACGCCGCCGCCTCCCTGGACGTGCCCATGCGGACGTTCACCAACGCGGCCGGTGTCGACATCCTCTCCCTGGGCGGCACCAAGAACGGCGCCCTGTTCGGCGAGGCCGTCGTCGTCATCAACCAGGACGCCGTCCGCCACATGAAGCACCTGCGCAAGCTGTCCATGCAGCTCGCCTCCAAGATGCGCTTCGTCTCCGTGCAGCTGGAGGCGCTGCTCGCCAAGGACCTGTGGCTGCGCAACGCCCGGCACGCCAACGAGATGGCTCAGCGCCTGGCCGAGGGCGTCCGGGCGGTGCACGGGGTGGAGATCCTCTACCCGGTGCAGGCCAACGCGGTCTTCGCCCGGCTGCCGCACGAGGTGAGCGAGCGTCTGCAGAAGCGGTTCCGCTTCTACTTCTGGGACGAGGCCGCAGGCGACGTCCGCTGGATGTGCGCCTTCGACACCACCGAGGAGGACGTGGACACGTTCGTGGCGGCTCTCAAGGAGGAGATGGCCCGTTAG
- a CDS encoding transglutaminase domain-containing protein, with the protein MELIQENPDLSAYLAADEVIDHDHPVVRKTAARLAKEAEDSYAYARLAFEFVRDAIPHAQDSGDLRVTWRASDVLEQGTGICYAKAHALAALLRAEDIPTALCYQRLLHDDGAGHAVHGLVAVRFNGAWHRQDPRGNKPGVDARFSLDGERLAFAVDPASGEVDYPVLHAQPHPAVLAALEAAPDRPHLWQTLPAEL; encoded by the coding sequence ATGGAGCTGATCCAGGAAAACCCCGACCTTTCCGCCTACTTGGCCGCCGACGAGGTGATCGACCACGACCATCCGGTGGTACGGAAGACGGCCGCCCGCCTCGCCAAGGAGGCGGAGGACTCGTATGCCTATGCCCGTCTGGCCTTCGAGTTCGTCCGCGACGCGATCCCGCACGCGCAGGACTCCGGTGATCTGCGCGTCACCTGGAGGGCCTCCGACGTCCTGGAGCAGGGCACCGGCATCTGCTATGCCAAGGCCCACGCGCTGGCCGCGCTGCTGCGGGCCGAGGACATCCCCACCGCCCTGTGCTACCAGCGCCTGCTGCACGACGACGGCGCCGGACACGCGGTGCACGGGCTGGTCGCCGTCCGCTTCAACGGCGCCTGGCACCGCCAGGACCCGCGCGGCAACAAGCCCGGCGTGGACGCCCGCTTCTCCCTGGACGGGGAGCGGCTCGCCTTCGCCGTCGACCCCGCGTCCGGCGAGGTGGACTACCCGGTCCTCCACGCACAGCCGCATCCGGCCGTGCTGGCCGCCCTCGAAGCGGCGCCCGACCGGCCGCACCTGTGGCAGACGCTCCCGGCCGAGCTGTGA
- a CDS encoding VOC family protein — MVHVLGSRILLRPTDPERSRAFYGERLGLAVYREFGTGPERGTVYFLGGGFLEVSGRSDTPPSPAVRLWLQVRDVTAAHEELRARGVEITRPPVREPWGLVEMWIADPDGTQIVLVEVPADHPLRYRPGI; from the coding sequence ATGGTCCACGTACTCGGCAGCAGGATCCTGCTCCGCCCCACCGATCCCGAACGTTCCCGCGCCTTCTACGGCGAGCGGCTGGGCCTGGCCGTCTACCGGGAGTTCGGTACGGGCCCGGAGCGCGGCACGGTCTACTTCCTCGGCGGCGGCTTCCTGGAGGTCTCCGGCCGCTCCGACACCCCGCCCTCCCCGGCCGTGCGGCTGTGGCTCCAGGTCCGGGATGTCACCGCGGCCCACGAGGAGCTGCGGGCGCGGGGCGTGGAGATCACCCGGCCCCCCGTGCGGGAGCCGTGGGGGCTGGTGGAGATGTGGATCGCGGATCCGGACGGTACGCAGATCGTGCTGGTGGAGGTGCCGGCGGACCATCCGCTGCGGTACCGGCCGGGCATCTGA
- a CDS encoding DUF6421 family protein encodes MTEILVQVGAEEKVPPVVRVVEHPAWPVLKDAVEQIRPWQSKDGSIDFDAEGAPRRAEAEDAVRRVAGAVEELSPLLPHDRAYHEALVKDLRRWAEDGFQVPDFLDSLLAFQPAADRRDGLQHLVVFPMYTQNGNPDRNLEAVVLRMVWPEWLAELERTRYDNPLFCGITFEDFTAGYDTNSAVLFPETIAVREAPERFTWGGIFCDREAARFRRVTAAAVDILGLRLPEDIAAMVHDQKRCEEAFVLWDMIHDRTHSHGDLPFDPFMIKQRQPFWMYGLEELRCDLTAFKEAVKLAADGVPQARDVQYAVLFDRMFRFPVTGERVRNYDGLGGQLLFAYLHKHDVVRWTDNKLSLDWERAPQVTNQLCAEIEKLYRDGIDRPKLVHWFAGYELVSAYLAPHPGSKWAKGPDALDLTQPPRKLVDDVLADEFPLSMFYEALSKKLKNVIASTKGITAVGAERVAA; translated from the coding sequence ATGACGGAAATTCTTGTGCAGGTGGGTGCGGAGGAAAAGGTTCCTCCCGTAGTCAGGGTGGTGGAGCACCCGGCATGGCCCGTGCTCAAGGATGCCGTGGAGCAGATCCGGCCATGGCAGTCCAAGGACGGGTCGATCGACTTCGACGCCGAGGGCGCCCCGCGGCGCGCCGAGGCCGAGGACGCCGTACGCCGCGTCGCCGGCGCCGTCGAGGAGCTGTCCCCGCTGCTCCCGCACGACCGGGCCTACCACGAGGCCCTCGTGAAGGACCTGCGCCGCTGGGCCGAGGACGGCTTCCAGGTGCCCGACTTCCTGGACTCGCTGCTGGCCTTCCAGCCGGCCGCCGACCGCCGGGACGGCCTCCAGCACTTGGTCGTCTTCCCGATGTACACCCAGAACGGCAACCCCGACCGCAACCTGGAGGCGGTCGTGCTGCGCATGGTCTGGCCGGAGTGGCTGGCCGAGCTGGAGCGCACCCGCTACGACAACCCGCTGTTCTGCGGCATCACCTTCGAGGACTTCACGGCCGGGTACGACACCAACTCCGCCGTCCTCTTCCCCGAGACCATCGCCGTGCGCGAGGCCCCCGAGCGCTTCACCTGGGGCGGCATCTTCTGCGACCGCGAGGCCGCCCGCTTCCGCCGGGTCACCGCCGCCGCCGTCGACATCCTCGGCCTGCGGCTGCCCGAGGACATCGCCGCCATGGTCCACGACCAGAAGCGCTGCGAAGAGGCGTTCGTACTGTGGGACATGATCCACGACCGCACCCACAGCCACGGCGACCTGCCGTTCGACCCGTTCATGATCAAGCAGCGCCAGCCGTTCTGGATGTACGGACTGGAGGAGCTGCGCTGCGACCTCACCGCCTTCAAGGAGGCCGTGAAGCTGGCGGCCGACGGCGTCCCGCAGGCCCGTGACGTGCAGTACGCGGTCCTGTTCGACCGCATGTTCCGCTTCCCGGTCACCGGCGAGCGGGTCCGCAACTACGACGGCCTCGGCGGCCAGCTCCTCTTCGCCTACCTGCACAAGCACGACGTCGTCCGCTGGACCGACAACAAGCTCTCCCTGGACTGGGAGCGCGCCCCGCAGGTCACCAACCAGTTGTGCGCCGAGATCGAGAAGCTCTACCGGGACGGCATCGACCGGCCCAAGCTCGTCCACTGGTTCGCCGGGTACGAGCTGGTCTCCGCCTACCTCGCTCCGCACCCCGGCTCGAAGTGGGCCAAGGGACCGGACGCCCTGGACCTGACCCAGCCGCCGCGCAAGCTCGTGGACGACGTGCTTGCGGACGAGTTTCCGCTGAGCATGTTCTACGAGGCGCTGTCGAAGAAACTGAAGAACGTGATCGCCTCCACCAAGGGGATCACGGCGGTCGGCGCGGAGCGGGTCGCCGCGTGA
- a CDS encoding GNAT family N-acetyltransferase, producing MATTATGPTFRDAADADVDELVALIESAYRGESSRAGWTTEADILQGQRTDPEGVREVIKSPDSRLLTVELDGRIVACCQLEHRGDHAYFGMFAVSPALQGAGLGRTVIAEAERQAREMWGVTEMHMTVISVREELIAWYERRGYRRTGRMTPFPYGDERFGIPQRADLRFELLVKPLV from the coding sequence ATGGCCACCACCGCGACCGGACCGACGTTCCGCGACGCCGCCGACGCCGATGTGGACGAGCTCGTCGCGCTCATCGAGTCGGCCTACCGCGGGGAGTCCAGCCGGGCCGGGTGGACCACCGAGGCGGACATCCTCCAGGGGCAGCGCACCGACCCGGAGGGCGTGCGGGAGGTCATCAAGTCGCCCGACAGCCGGCTGCTGACGGTGGAGCTGGACGGGCGGATCGTGGCCTGCTGCCAGCTCGAGCACCGCGGAGACCACGCCTACTTCGGGATGTTCGCGGTCAGCCCGGCGCTCCAGGGCGCGGGCCTGGGCAGGACCGTCATCGCCGAGGCCGAACGGCAGGCCCGTGAGATGTGGGGCGTGACGGAGATGCACATGACCGTGATCTCCGTCCGCGAGGAACTCATCGCCTGGTACGAGCGCCGCGGCTACCGCCGTACGGGACGCATGACGCCCTTCCCGTACGGCGACGAGCGCTTCGGCATTCCCCAGCGCGCCGACCTGCGGTTCGAGCTGCTGGTCAAGCCGCTGGTGTGA
- a CDS encoding glycerophosphodiester phosphodiesterase, protein MNFLTIGHRGVMGVEPENTLRSFVAAEQAGLDVVELDLHLSKDGALVVMHDADVDRTTDGTGPIAAKTLAELRALDAGHGERVPVFEEVLDAVSVPLQAEIKDVAAARTLAEVMLRRDLAGRVEVISFHPEAIMEVARLVPGVRTALVAQYYGPEVVERAVGAGAATLCLDINRITLEIVGLARAAGLRVFAWVVNTQDHLRLVRALGLDGATTDRPEIKRTGRFTA, encoded by the coding sequence TTGAACTTCCTCACCATCGGTCACCGCGGAGTCATGGGTGTCGAGCCGGAGAACACCCTGCGTTCCTTCGTCGCCGCCGAGCAGGCCGGCCTCGACGTCGTCGAACTCGACCTGCACCTGAGCAAGGACGGCGCCCTGGTCGTCATGCACGACGCGGACGTGGACCGGACGACCGACGGCACCGGCCCGATCGCCGCCAAGACCCTCGCCGAGCTGCGCGCCCTGGACGCGGGCCACGGCGAGCGGGTCCCGGTCTTCGAGGAGGTGCTGGACGCCGTGTCGGTGCCGCTCCAGGCCGAGATCAAGGACGTGGCGGCGGCACGGACGCTGGCGGAGGTGATGCTCCGGCGGGACCTGGCCGGCCGGGTGGAGGTGATCTCCTTCCACCCGGAGGCGATCATGGAGGTCGCGCGCCTGGTGCCGGGGGTGCGCACGGCCCTGGTGGCCCAGTACTACGGCCCCGAGGTCGTGGAGCGCGCCGTCGGGGCCGGGGCCGCCACCCTCTGCCTGGACATCAACCGGATCACCCTGGAGATCGTGGGGCTGGCACGCGCGGCGGGCCTGAGGGTCTTCGCCTGGGTGGTGAACACCCAGGACCACCTGCGCCTCGTACGGGCCCTGGGCCTGGACGGCGCGACCACCGACCGTCCGGAGATCAAGCGCACCGGCCGCTTCACCGCGTGA
- a CDS encoding GAF domain-containing protein has protein sequence MAWLRRYWLKVLLLTLSSVLAAGVFMASVMAGDDHNRNRDAMLWIGAVLALMVVLVTASETALNEREKTKARNEASRTAAELRLLYNDVLAQLSQPLGKLSYAYARAYPTTATTAPAALVTAQATEYTTIRRSVLVGAATLTAPLDPGGLPTARSAFYRLTDPARHEFTLEDWAGRPSAPRAKMEGAAGSHFLHDILERRTPYHAGAATGYVSVIQQNSGEYRSVIAVPVVAGGAEFGVLAVDAPHPADLTVPHVRLLRCLADLLGATLALT, from the coding sequence ATGGCCTGGCTTCGCAGGTACTGGCTGAAGGTGTTGCTGCTCACGCTCTCCAGCGTCCTGGCCGCGGGAGTGTTCATGGCCTCGGTCATGGCCGGGGACGACCACAACCGGAACCGGGACGCCATGCTCTGGATCGGGGCCGTCCTGGCCCTCATGGTCGTCCTGGTCACGGCGAGCGAGACCGCCCTGAACGAGCGGGAGAAGACCAAGGCGCGCAACGAGGCCAGCAGAACGGCGGCGGAACTGCGCCTGCTCTACAACGACGTGCTGGCGCAGTTGTCCCAGCCGCTGGGAAAACTGAGCTACGCCTACGCGCGGGCGTACCCCACGACGGCCACGACCGCGCCGGCCGCGCTGGTGACGGCGCAGGCCACGGAGTACACCACGATCCGGCGGTCGGTGCTCGTCGGGGCGGCGACGCTGACGGCCCCGCTCGATCCCGGAGGGCTGCCCACCGCGCGGAGCGCCTTCTACCGCCTGACGGACCCCGCCCGCCACGAGTTCACGCTGGAGGACTGGGCGGGCCGCCCGTCCGCGCCGCGCGCCAAGATGGAGGGGGCCGCGGGCAGTCACTTCCTCCACGACATCCTGGAGCGCAGGACTCCCTACCACGCCGGGGCGGCGACCGGGTACGTCAGTGTGATCCAGCAGAACAGCGGTGAGTACCGGTCCGTCATCGCCGTTCCGGTCGTGGCCGGCGGTGCGGAGTTCGGCGTCCTGGCCGTGGACGCTCCCCACCCGGCGGATCTGACGGTCCCCCATGTACGGCTGCTGAGATGCCTGGCCGACCTCCTGGGTGCGACGCTCGCCCTGACCTGA
- a CDS encoding SDR family NAD(P)-dependent oxidoreductase has product MGNGALDGAVIAVAGAGGPAGRAALLRLAEAGATVVGSDNDPQRLAEAVDAARYAHGGATVTGETVDLLDLDATKGWADRIEKEYGRVDGLVHLVGGWRGSQTFTKTNLDDWDLLEKLLIRTVQHTSLAFHEGLQRSDRGRYVLISAAGATKPTAGNAAYSAAKAAAEAWTLAMADYFRKAGGEQGPTSAAAILVVKALVHDAMRAERPNAKFAGFTDVGDLAEAVVGVWEKPAAEVNGTRLWLTEKP; this is encoded by the coding sequence ATGGGGAACGGGGCGCTCGACGGCGCGGTGATCGCGGTGGCCGGTGCGGGCGGACCCGCCGGCCGGGCCGCACTGCTGCGGCTGGCCGAGGCGGGGGCGACCGTCGTCGGCTCGGACAACGACCCGCAGCGGCTGGCGGAGGCCGTGGACGCGGCGCGCTACGCGCACGGCGGCGCCACGGTCACCGGCGAGACGGTCGACCTGCTCGACCTGGACGCCACCAAGGGCTGGGCGGACCGGATCGAGAAGGAGTACGGCCGCGTCGACGGCCTGGTCCATCTCGTCGGCGGCTGGCGCGGCAGCCAGACCTTCACCAAGACGAACCTGGACGACTGGGACCTCCTCGAGAAGCTGCTGATCCGCACGGTGCAGCACACCTCCCTCGCCTTCCACGAGGGACTCCAGCGCAGCGACCGCGGACGCTACGTCCTGATCAGCGCCGCGGGCGCCACCAAGCCCACCGCGGGCAACGCCGCCTACTCGGCGGCCAAGGCCGCCGCCGAGGCGTGGACGCTGGCCATGGCCGACTACTTCCGCAAGGCGGGGGGCGAGCAGGGGCCGACGTCCGCGGCTGCGATCCTGGTGGTGAAGGCGTTGGTGCACGACGCGATGCGCGCCGAGCGCCCCAACGCGAAGTTCGCGGGCTTCACGGACGTCGGGGATCTGGCCGAGGCCGTCGTCGGCGTCTGGGAGAAGCCCGCCGCGGAAGTGAACGGAACCCGTCTGTGGCTGACCGAGAAGCCGTGA
- a CDS encoding lysophospholipid acyltransferase family protein, whose protein sequence is MAELVYRPVIGLARTMFKVWDLQIDCRGSENIPRSGGAVLVSNHISYLDFIFNGLAALPQKRLVRFMAKESVFRHRISGPLMRGMKHIPVDRNQGEAAYAHALDSLRSGEIVGVFPEATISQSFTLKSFKSGAARLAQEAGVPLIPMAVWGTQRLWTKGHPRNFKRSHTPITIRVGEAIEASREQYAGAITRRVRERVQELLEAAQRAYPVRPKGPDDTWWMPAHLGGTAPTAEEVRAAEAH, encoded by the coding sequence ATGGCAGAACTCGTCTACCGCCCCGTCATCGGTCTCGCCCGCACCATGTTCAAGGTGTGGGACCTCCAGATCGACTGCCGAGGATCGGAGAACATTCCGCGCTCGGGCGGCGCCGTGCTGGTGAGCAACCACATCAGCTACCTGGACTTCATCTTCAACGGACTGGCGGCGCTGCCGCAGAAGCGGCTCGTGCGCTTCATGGCGAAGGAGTCCGTCTTCCGCCACCGGATCTCCGGCCCGCTGATGCGCGGGATGAAGCACATCCCGGTCGACCGCAACCAGGGCGAGGCCGCCTACGCGCACGCCCTGGACTCCCTGCGGTCGGGCGAGATCGTCGGGGTCTTCCCGGAGGCGACCATCTCGCAGTCGTTCACGCTCAAGAGCTTCAAGTCGGGTGCCGCGCGCCTGGCCCAGGAGGCGGGCGTCCCGCTGATCCCGATGGCGGTGTGGGGCACGCAGCGGCTGTGGACCAAGGGTCACCCGCGCAACTTCAAGCGCAGCCACACCCCCATCACGATCCGGGTCGGCGAGGCGATCGAGGCCTCCCGCGAGCAGTACGCGGGCGCGATCACGCGCCGGGTGCGCGAGCGGGTGCAGGAGCTGCTGGAGGCCGCGCAGCGCGCCTACCCCGTACGCCCCAAGGGCCCCGACGACACCTGGTGGATGCCGGCCCACCTCGGCGGCACGGCGCCCACCGCCGAGGAGGTCCGCGCGGCGGAGGCGCACTGA
- a CDS encoding flavin reductase family protein, whose amino-acid sequence MTPRPAGPAARPATRGDGSAPVPPGARTPARAAPELLRSVFRRHAAGVAVITAGGERGPAGFTATSLASVSAEPPMLSFGVATGASSWPAIAAAGHIGVHILGEHQRELAATFARSGADRFGPATAWREGPEGVPVLDGVLAWLVGRVVARVPAGDHRVVLAEVVHGDCAGPGRPLLYHQGRFTALRD is encoded by the coding sequence ATGACGCCGCGCCCCGCCGGACCCGCCGCCCGCCCTGCGACCCGCGGGGACGGCTCCGCGCCGGTCCCGCCCGGTGCGCGCACGCCCGCCCGCGCCGCTCCCGAGCTGCTGCGGTCCGTCTTCCGGCGCCACGCCGCGGGGGTCGCCGTCATAACCGCGGGCGGCGAGCGGGGCCCGGCCGGATTCACCGCCACCTCCCTCGCCTCCGTCTCCGCCGAGCCCCCGATGCTCTCCTTCGGGGTCGCCACCGGCGCCTCCAGCTGGCCCGCCATCGCGGCCGCCGGCCACATCGGCGTGCACATACTCGGTGAGCACCAGCGGGAGCTCGCCGCCACCTTCGCCCGCAGCGGCGCCGACCGCTTCGGCCCGGCCACCGCCTGGCGCGAGGGTCCCGAGGGCGTGCCCGTCCTCGACGGTGTCCTCGCGTGGCTGGTGGGCCGCGTCGTCGCCCGCGTCCCCGCCGGAGACCACCGCGTGGTGCTGGCCGAGGTGGTGCACGGCGACTGCGCCGGACCCGGCCGGCCGCTCCTGTACCACCAGGGACGCTTCACCGCCCTGCGTGACTGA
- a CDS encoding TlpA family protein disulfide reductase — MRERDDGVRLDAARLGTALGERATLVQFSSAFCAPCRATRRILGEVARMVPGVVHVEIDAEARLGLVRALDILKTPTVLVLDADGRIVRRAAGQPRTADVIAALGEAV, encoded by the coding sequence GTGCGCGAACGGGACGACGGAGTGCGGCTGGACGCCGCCCGGCTGGGCACCGCCCTCGGCGAACGCGCCACGCTCGTGCAGTTCTCCAGTGCCTTCTGCGCCCCCTGCCGGGCCACCCGGCGCATCCTGGGCGAGGTGGCGCGCATGGTGCCGGGCGTCGTCCATGTCGAGATCGACGCCGAGGCCCGTCTCGGCCTGGTCCGCGCGCTGGACATCCTCAAGACCCCGACGGTCCTCGTGCTGGACGCGGACGGCCGGATCGTGCGGCGCGCCGCCGGGCAGCCGCGCACCGCGGACGTGATCGCCGCTCTCGGGGAGGCCGTATGA
- a CDS encoding electron transfer flavoprotein subunit beta/FixA family protein, whose amino-acid sequence MSLRIVVTVKYVPDATGDRHFADDLTVDRDDVDGLLSELDEYAVEQALQISENSDDDVEITVLTVGPEDAKDALRKALSMGADKAIHVEDDDLHGTDAIGTSLVLAKAIEKAGYDLVISGMASTDGTMGVVPALLAERLGVPQVTLLSEVSVEDGVVKGRRDGDTASEQLEASLPAVVSVTDQSGEARYPSFKGIMAAKKKPVESWDLSDLDIDEDEVGLEGAYTTVDAATERPARTAGTIVKDEGEGGKQLAEFLASQKFI is encoded by the coding sequence GTGAGCTTGAGGATCGTTGTCACCGTGAAGTACGTGCCCGACGCCACTGGCGACCGGCACTTCGCCGATGACCTGACCGTCGACCGTGACGATGTGGACGGTCTGCTCTCCGAACTGGACGAGTACGCGGTCGAGCAGGCGCTGCAGATCTCGGAGAACTCCGACGACGACGTGGAGATCACCGTTCTGACGGTGGGCCCCGAGGACGCCAAGGACGCGCTGCGCAAGGCGCTGTCCATGGGTGCGGACAAGGCGATCCACGTCGAGGACGACGACCTGCACGGCACCGACGCCATCGGCACCTCCCTGGTGCTGGCCAAGGCGATCGAGAAGGCCGGTTACGACCTGGTGATCTCCGGCATGGCCTCCACCGACGGCACCATGGGTGTCGTCCCCGCGCTGCTGGCGGAGCGCCTGGGCGTGCCGCAGGTGACGCTGCTGTCCGAGGTGAGCGTCGAGGACGGCGTGGTCAAGGGCCGCCGCGACGGCGACACCGCGTCGGAGCAGTTGGAGGCGTCCCTGCCGGCGGTGGTCTCGGTCACCGACCAGTCGGGCGAGGCCCGTTACCCCTCCTTCAAGGGCATCATGGCGGCCAAGAAGAAGCCGGTGGAGTCCTGGGACCTCTCCGACCTCGACATCGACGAGGACGAGGTCGGTCTCGAGGGCGCCTACACGACGGTCGACGCGGCGACCGAGCGCCCGGCCCGCACCGCGGGCACGATCGTCAAGGACGAGGGCGAGGGCGGCAAGCAGCTCGCTGAGTTCCTCGCGAGCCAGAAGTTCATCTGA